A genomic stretch from Lathyrus oleraceus cultivar Zhongwan6 chromosome 2, CAAS_Psat_ZW6_1.0, whole genome shotgun sequence includes:
- the LOC127118777 gene encoding cryptochrome-1 isoform X1: MSSGGCSIVWFRRDLRVEDNPALAAGVRAGAVVGVFIWAPEEEGQYYPGRVSRWWLKNSLSQLDSSLRNLGTPLVTKRSTDSISSLLEVVKSTGATQIFFNHLYDPLSLVRDHRAKEILTAQGITVRSYNSDLLYEPWDVNDEHGQPFTTFDSFWERCLSMPYDPQAPLLPPKRIIPGDVSRCPSDTLVFEDELEKSSNALLARAWSPGWSNANKALTTFINGPLIEYSVNRRKADSATTSFLSPHLHFGEVSVKKVFHLVRIKQVFWANEGNKAGEESVNLFLKSIGLREYSRYISFNHPYSHERPLLGHLKFFPWVVDEGYFKAWRQGRTGYPLVDAGMRELWATGWLHDRIRVVVSSFFVKVLQLPWRWGMKYFWDTLLDADLESDALGWQYISGTLPDGREFDRIDNPQFEGYKCDPNGEYVRRWLPELARLPTEWIHHPWNAPESVLQAAGIELGSNYPLPIVEIDAATVRLEEALIQMWQLEAASRTAAENGTEEGLGDSTESAPIAFPQDIQMEERHEPVRNNPPHGTRRYQDQMVPSMTYSRVRVEDEETSSVRNSAGDSRAEVPTNANTQQNGREPMDQGMLQNVNRNTRQRRNNTTTTFWLRNAAEDSTAESSSSTRRERDGGVVPEWSPQASNFSDQFVDDENGIGATSPYLQRHPQTHQMMSWTRLPQTGLEAWDVENAISPSGMENMEFEIIT; this comes from the exons ATGTCAAGTGGTGGATGCAGCATAGTTTGGTTCAGAAGAGATCTGAGGGTAGAGGATAACCCTGCACTTGCAGCAGGTGTTAGAGCAGGTGCTGTGGTTGGTGTTTTCATATGGGCACCTGAAGAAGAAGGACAGTATTATCCTGGTAGAGTTTCAAGATGGTGGCTTAAGAACAGTTTGTCTCAGCTTGATTCATCTTTGAGGAATCTTGGTACTCCTCTTGTTACCAAAAGATCAACTGATAGTATTTCTTCTTTGCTTGAAGTTGTCAAGTCCACTGGAGCTACTCAAATCTTTTTCAACCATTTATATG ATCCGTTGTCACTCGTGAGGGATCATAGAGCAAAGGAAATTCTAACGGCTCAAGGAATTACGGTACGATCGTACAACTCGGATTTGTTGTATGAACCATGGGATGTGAATGATGAACACGGCCAACCATTCACAACTTTTGATTCGTTTTGGGAAAGATGCCTTAGCATGCCTTATGACCCACAAGCACCTCTTCTCCCACCTAAAAGAATTATTCCAG GTGATGTATCAAGATGTCCTTCTGATACATTGGTGTTTGAAGATGAATTAGAGAAATCAAGCAATGCGCTTCTTGCTCGAGCATGGTCACCAGGGTGGAGCAATGCGAACAAGGCATTAACTACATTTATAAACGGGCCACTGATCGAGTACTCTGTGAATCGCAGGAAAGCAGACAGTGCCACAACCTCATTCCTCTCCCCACATTTGCATTTTGGAGAAGTTAGTGTCAAGAAAGTATTCCATCTCGTCCGAATTAAGCAAGTGTTTTGGGCGAACGAAGGAAACAAAGCCGGCGAAGAAAGTGTTAACTTGTTTCTCAAGTCAATTGGTCTTAGAGAGTATTCAAGGTACATCAGTTTCAACCACCCTTATAGTCACGAAAGGCCTCTCCTTGGACACCTTAAGTTTTTCCCTTGGGTGGTGGATGAAGGATATTTTAAGGCTTGGAGACAAGGAAGGACGGGTTACCCTTTGGTGGATGCTGGAATGAGAGAGTTGTGGGCTACTGGTTGGCTTCATGATCGAATACGTGTTGTCGTTTCGAGTTTCTTTGTTAAGGTTTTGCAGCTTCCTTGGAGATGGGGGATGAAGTATTTTTGGGATACCCTTTTGGATGCTGATCTTGAAAGTGATGCTCTTGGTTGGCAGTATATATCTGGTACTTTACCCGACGGTCGTGAGTTCGACAGAATTGATAATCCACAG TTTGAGGGATACAAATGTGATCCAAACGGAGAATATGTGCGACGCTGGCTACCGGAACTTGCAAGACTACCGACTGAATGGATACATCATCCTTGGAATGCACCAGAATCAGTTCTCCAAGCTGCAGGTATTGAACTAGGCTCAAACTACCCTCTTCCGATTGTGGAAATAGATGCAGCAACAGTGAGACTAGAAGAAGCACTTATTCAAATGTGGCAACTAGAAGCAGCTTCAAGAACTGCAGCCGAAAACGGAACCGAAGAAGGTCTCGGAGACTCGACTGAATCCGCCCCTATTGCGTTTCCTCAAGACATACAAATGGAGGAAAGACACGAACCGGTTAGGAACAATCCACCTCATGGTACTCGGCGCTACCAGGATCAAATGGTACCTAGTATGACTTACTCTAGAGTGAGAGTGGAAGATGAAGAAACTTCTTCGGTTCGAAACTCGGCAGGAGACAGCCGAGCTGAAGTACCAACAAATGCAAATACACAGCAAAATGGACGGGAACCAATGGACCAAGGAATGTTGCAGAATGTAAATAGAAACACTAGACAACGACGTAATAACACTACAACTACATTTTGGCTGAGAAATGCAGCGGAAGATTCAACAGCAGAATCTTCGAGTAGTACGAGGAGAGAAAGAGATGGAGGTGTAGTTCCGGAGTGGTCGCCACAGGCTTCTAACTTCTCAGATCAATTTGTAGATGACGAAAATGGTATAGGAGCCACTTCACCTTACTTGCAGAGGCATCCGCAGACTCACCAAATGATGAGTTGGACACGCCTACCTCAAACTGG ACTTGAAGCATGGGATGTGGAAAATGCTATCTCACCAAGTGGGATGGAGAACATGGAATTCGAGATTATTACATGA
- the LOC127118777 gene encoding cryptochrome-1 isoform X2 produces the protein MSSGGCSIVWFRRDLRVEDNPALAAGVRAGAVVGVFIWAPEEEGQYYPGRVSRWWLKNSLSQLDSSLRNLGTPLVTKRSTDSISSLLEVVKSTGATQIFFNHLYDPLSLVRDHRAKEILTAQGITVRSYNSDLLYEPWDVNDEHGQPFTTFDSFWERCLSMPYDPQAPLLPPKRIIPGDVSRCPSDTLVFEDELEKSSNALLARAWSPGWSNANKALTTFINGPLIEYSVNRRKADSATTSFLSPHLHFGEVSVKKVFHLVRIKQVFWANEGNKAGEESVNLFLKSIGLREYSRYISFNHPYSHERPLLGHLKFFPWVVDEGYFKAWRQGRTGYPLVDAGMRELWATGWLHDRIRVVVSSFFVKVLQLPWRWGMKYFWDTLLDADLESDALGWQYISGTLPDGREFDRIDNPQFEGYKCDPNGEYVRRWLPELARLPTEWIHHPWNAPESVLQAAGIELGSNYPLPIVEIDAATVRLEEALIQMWQLEAASRTAAENGTEEGLGDSTESAPIAFPQDIQMEERHEPVRNNPPHGTRRYQDQMVPSMTYSRVRVEDEETSSVRNSAGDSRAEVPTNANTQQNGREPMDQGMLQNVNRNTRQRRNNTTTTFWLRNAAEDSTAESSSSTRRERDGGVVPEWSPQASNFSDQFVDDENGIGATSPYLQRHPQTHQMMSWTRLPQTG, from the exons ATGTCAAGTGGTGGATGCAGCATAGTTTGGTTCAGAAGAGATCTGAGGGTAGAGGATAACCCTGCACTTGCAGCAGGTGTTAGAGCAGGTGCTGTGGTTGGTGTTTTCATATGGGCACCTGAAGAAGAAGGACAGTATTATCCTGGTAGAGTTTCAAGATGGTGGCTTAAGAACAGTTTGTCTCAGCTTGATTCATCTTTGAGGAATCTTGGTACTCCTCTTGTTACCAAAAGATCAACTGATAGTATTTCTTCTTTGCTTGAAGTTGTCAAGTCCACTGGAGCTACTCAAATCTTTTTCAACCATTTATATG ATCCGTTGTCACTCGTGAGGGATCATAGAGCAAAGGAAATTCTAACGGCTCAAGGAATTACGGTACGATCGTACAACTCGGATTTGTTGTATGAACCATGGGATGTGAATGATGAACACGGCCAACCATTCACAACTTTTGATTCGTTTTGGGAAAGATGCCTTAGCATGCCTTATGACCCACAAGCACCTCTTCTCCCACCTAAAAGAATTATTCCAG GTGATGTATCAAGATGTCCTTCTGATACATTGGTGTTTGAAGATGAATTAGAGAAATCAAGCAATGCGCTTCTTGCTCGAGCATGGTCACCAGGGTGGAGCAATGCGAACAAGGCATTAACTACATTTATAAACGGGCCACTGATCGAGTACTCTGTGAATCGCAGGAAAGCAGACAGTGCCACAACCTCATTCCTCTCCCCACATTTGCATTTTGGAGAAGTTAGTGTCAAGAAAGTATTCCATCTCGTCCGAATTAAGCAAGTGTTTTGGGCGAACGAAGGAAACAAAGCCGGCGAAGAAAGTGTTAACTTGTTTCTCAAGTCAATTGGTCTTAGAGAGTATTCAAGGTACATCAGTTTCAACCACCCTTATAGTCACGAAAGGCCTCTCCTTGGACACCTTAAGTTTTTCCCTTGGGTGGTGGATGAAGGATATTTTAAGGCTTGGAGACAAGGAAGGACGGGTTACCCTTTGGTGGATGCTGGAATGAGAGAGTTGTGGGCTACTGGTTGGCTTCATGATCGAATACGTGTTGTCGTTTCGAGTTTCTTTGTTAAGGTTTTGCAGCTTCCTTGGAGATGGGGGATGAAGTATTTTTGGGATACCCTTTTGGATGCTGATCTTGAAAGTGATGCTCTTGGTTGGCAGTATATATCTGGTACTTTACCCGACGGTCGTGAGTTCGACAGAATTGATAATCCACAG TTTGAGGGATACAAATGTGATCCAAACGGAGAATATGTGCGACGCTGGCTACCGGAACTTGCAAGACTACCGACTGAATGGATACATCATCCTTGGAATGCACCAGAATCAGTTCTCCAAGCTGCAGGTATTGAACTAGGCTCAAACTACCCTCTTCCGATTGTGGAAATAGATGCAGCAACAGTGAGACTAGAAGAAGCACTTATTCAAATGTGGCAACTAGAAGCAGCTTCAAGAACTGCAGCCGAAAACGGAACCGAAGAAGGTCTCGGAGACTCGACTGAATCCGCCCCTATTGCGTTTCCTCAAGACATACAAATGGAGGAAAGACACGAACCGGTTAGGAACAATCCACCTCATGGTACTCGGCGCTACCAGGATCAAATGGTACCTAGTATGACTTACTCTAGAGTGAGAGTGGAAGATGAAGAAACTTCTTCGGTTCGAAACTCGGCAGGAGACAGCCGAGCTGAAGTACCAACAAATGCAAATACACAGCAAAATGGACGGGAACCAATGGACCAAGGAATGTTGCAGAATGTAAATAGAAACACTAGACAACGACGTAATAACACTACAACTACATTTTGGCTGAGAAATGCAGCGGAAGATTCAACAGCAGAATCTTCGAGTAGTACGAGGAGAGAAAGAGATGGAGGTGTAGTTCCGGAGTGGTCGCCACAGGCTTCTAACTTCTCAGATCAATTTGTAGATGACGAAAATGGTATAGGAGCCACTTCACCTTACTTGCAGAGGCATCCGCAGACTCACCAAATGATGAGTTGGACACGCCTACCTCAAACTGG ATAA
- the LOC127122526 gene encoding nodulin-26: MADSLSVNVGSLHNLELDAKQAKTTTNEAKHFASSIQKAIAEFVGTYVLIFVGCGAALVNERFPITVVGIAIVSGLALTVAIYSVGHVSGGHFNPAVTIALAAVQKIQFKLVPVYVVCQIMGGTLATLTLKVLYHNKVDIGVTLTQYSNSTSDLEALLWESIITFILMLTICGVATDHRGSKELAGVAIGISVLINIIIAGPITGASMNPARSLGPAIVSGNYKKIWVYIIGPTIGAVFASVLYTFLRVTKPTQQELPYITCEIP; this comes from the exons ATGGCTGATTCACTCTCAGTTAATGTTGGTTCATTACATAACCTTGAATTAGATGCTAAACAAGCAAAAACTACCACCAATGAGGCTAAACACTTTGCATCTAGCATCCAAAAG GCTATTGCTGAATTTGTGGGTACATATGTTCTTATATTTGTTGGTTGTGGGGCTGCTCTTGTCAATGAGAGGTTTCCGATCACAGTAGTTGGCATAGCAATTGTTTCGGGCTTGGCTTTAACCGTCGCTATATATTCGGTTGGTCATGTCTCTGGTGGTCATTTCAATCCTGCCGTCACAATTGCGTTGGCCGCCGTCCAAAAAATCCAATTCAAACTT GTACCTGTTTATGTGGTGTGTCAGATAATGGGTGGAACATTGGCCACTCTCACTTTGAAAGTGTTGTATCATAACAAGGTGGATATTGGTGTAACACTGACCCAATATTCAAATTCAACTTCTGATCTTGAAGCATTGTTGTGGGAATCCATAATCACTTTCATATTGATGCTTACTATTTGTGGTGTTGCCACTGATCACAGAGGA AGCAAAGAACTTGCTGGAGTTGCTATAGGCATTTCAGTTCTGATTAACATCATCATTGCCGG GCCTATTACGGGAGCTTCGATGAATCCTGCGAGGAGTTTAGGTCCTGCCATAGTATCAGGCAATTACAAGAAAATTTGGGTTTATATCATAGGTCCAACTATTGGAGCAGTCTTTGCAAGTGTCCTTTACACTTTCCTAAGAGTAACAAAACCAACGCAACAAGAACTACCATATATCACATGTGAAATACCATAA